The Microcystis panniformis FACHB-1757 region AGGTAGAGAGGAAGGCCGACAAGAAGGCGAATTAGCGGCAAAATTAGCCTCTATTCCTCGTTTATTGGCATTAGGATTAAACTTTGAACAGATAGCACAAGCTTTAGAATTATATATCGAACAGGTTAGACAAGCAACTCAAAGGGAATAGGAAAGGTTCAAAGCGATCGCACTAAGGTTAGATAGCGTATCATGCTAAACGACTTTTGTACTATAGCAGAGAGACTAGCTGTGTCATCATTAGACATCTCCGAAAACGCAGGGACAATTCATGAATTTTACTCCAAAAATGTAGGGACAATTCATGAATTGTCCCTACCAACGGTTTCAGATTACGCATATTTAATTTTCGGAAATATCTATTCTCTATCATCATTTCTTAAAACAATTATCCCATTTTTGTATATATCCGTAAATCCGCCAGTTGCTATACACGGACTACCGACTTGCCATTGATTATTAATTGGCATTACTTGTTTAAATATTGTCATAGATCCAGTGAGAGTATTAACTGGACTAGCTATTACTGCTTACTGCATGGCAACCAACAAAAATGTGGACAAAGCTTTAATCATATACAACTTCAAAACTAATACAAATATTCCACAACGCCTTATTGTATTTTTACTGAAAATTTTTTATAACATTTTTAAATTATGTACGTTATAACTATTAAGATTATTAAACTAATCTTAGTATTTTAGTATTAATTACTTTTTTGTTGGTGTTATAATATTTTTAACTTTATTTAAATAAAAGTCATGCAAAAAATACAAGTGATTCCAAGAAAAGGTAGTTCCAATTAATCTTAACCCCTAATAGGGATTGAAACTTGCAGGCAAAAATCAGCGATACTGATATTGAGATCACGATGGTGAATCCAGAAGAGATAAAGGAGAGAGAAAATAGCTAACGAAACCGTCACTTATTCCCTAGAAGCAGTTCTGACAAGGATTGAGGGGAAAATCGACTCTCTGGAAAAACGGATCGATGACAGATTTGATCAGGTAGATAAGAGATTTGATAAGATAGAAGAACGGTTGACGAAAGTGAGATGCTCCCCAAAGACTCTCTGGGAAATGCAGTTAAATAATTGGATGGCGACCTAAAAATATGAGTGAATTAACTATTCGTCCAGCTAAAATTACTGGTGTCATCCCAGATTCGATCGCCGCCGAGGTGGGTTTTGAAATCGGGGATGCGCTCGTCTCTATCAATGGTAATCGTCCCCGGGACTTAATCGATTATCAATTTTTATGTGCCGATGAATTTTTAACCCTAGAAGTGCTTGATAGTCAGGGCAAAACTCATCAAGTAAAAATCGAAAAAGATTATCATGAAGACTTAGGTTTAGAGTTTGAAACTGCCCTTTTTGATGGCTTAATTCAGTGTAATAATAAATGTCCTTTTTGCTTTATAGATCAACAACCAGAGGGCAAAAGAGAAACTTTATACTATAAAGATGATGACTATCGCTTAAGTTTTCTCTATGGCAGTTATTTAACCTTAACTAATCTCACCTCAAAAGAATGGCAGCGGATCGAAAAGATGCGAATATCACCGCTTTTTGTGTCCGTTCATGCCACGGAACCCGATCTGAGGATTCGTCTCTTAAAAAATCCCCGCGCTGGTCAAATTTTAGACCATTTAAAATGGCTACAAGCCAGACAATTACAAATTCATGCCCAAGTGGTAGTTTGTCCCAATATTAATGATGGCATTCATCTCGAAAGAACCCTGTTAGATCTGGTTTCTTTTCATCGGGGGGATATTCCCTGTGTGGAGTCGGTTGCCGTAGTTCCCGTGGGATTAACCCGCTTTCGTCCCCAAGAAGATCAATTAATTCCCGTTAGCCAAGAAAAAGCGCGAGAAGTGATTGAACAAGTCCAAACTTTACAGAAACAATTTCGTCAAGAATTTGGCAGTAATGTGGTGTGGTTAGCCGATGAATGGTTTTTAATTGCCCGAGTCGATTTACCCCCTCAATCTCACTACGAAGACTATCCCCAAATCGGTAACGGAGTTGGCTCGATTCGTCAATTTATTAGGGATTTCCAGAAGACAGCCAAGAAGTTATTACCTGCTCAAATTACTCCATCTAGACGGTTAATATGGGTAGTGGGAAATGCGGTAGAACAAGCTTTTCAACCCCTAGTTCAACAGTTAAATAAGGTGCGGGGTTTAACCGTGGAATTAGTGACTTTAAATAGTGATTATTGGGGGCAGGAAATCACGGTTACGGGTTTATTAACCGGGCAAGATCTTCTCAAAGGATTACAAGGTAAAAATCTTGGGGATGGGGTTTTATTACCCTCCCTCATGCTCAAGCATGGGGAAGCGGTATTTTTAGATGATCTCACCCTAGAAACTGTTATTAATCAGTTAGGAGTCCCTATTTATCCAGTTCTGGGAGTGGAGGAATTAATTAAAACTTGTCTTACTCTCAATCCCTTCAACAAATCCTAATCTTGAGAATAGATAATTATCAGTAATCGGTGATCATATTTGAGTTTTTAGTGAGCGGTATTAGGTATTAGATATTAGGTATTAAGTAGAAAATTGCCGTTTTCTTGGCACTGATAACTGATAACTGATAACTGATAACTGATAACTGTCTTAGCCGATTTCCACATTACCAGTCCCTTGAAACATCAGCCAAGAGAGGAAAAAATTAGCCACAAAAATCGCTAATAAAGAAGTTACCACAGCCGTGGTAGTAGATTGACCAACTCCTTTAGCACCGCCGGTGGTGGTTAAACCCCAACTGCAGCCGATAATAGCAATTAAAATCCCAAAAATAAGGGACTTGAACATAGAACTAATTAAATCCCATGTTTCCAGAAAATTTTGGGCTGATTGTAAGAATAGGGAATAGGAAATACCGTAAAGACTATCAGAAATCAATAAACCACCGAGTAATCCCGTGACTAAAGAGATAATAGTGAGCAGGGGTAACATTAAACTACAGGCAATCACCCGGGGAATGACCAAATAATCGATCGGATCGGTTTTTAAAATATATAAAGCGTCAATTTGTTCTGTTACTCGCATTGTACCAATTTCGGCGGCAAAAGCCGAGCCAACTCTCCCCGCCACCACCACCGCGGTTAAAACCGGGGCTAATTCCCTGGTTAAAGCCAAGGAAAGGACTCCCCCAACAAAACTACCCGCCCCAAAAAAAATAAATTCTCTGGCTACCTGAATAGTGAAAACCATACCCACAAAAGCAGCAGTAATTAGGGCAATTGTCAAGGATTCTGGTCCAACAATACTCATTTGTTCCAGAGTATTACGCCGGTGGATTTTGCCATTAAGAATATGTAAAAAAGTTTGTCCCGCTAATAAACCGGCAGCCCCCAAACGTTGGAACCATAAACTTAAACCACCGGCAGCATCACTTTTTCTTGGCATTTGTCGAGGGAATATCGCTAAAATCTAACTTATTATAGGCGAGAATTCCCTCTAATTATCCCTCGATTGTGGGGACTTGCTTTGATGCCACTCGATCGAGGGATAAGAAACTGTGGTTTTGCGCTGCTGGCAGGGGATAATAGAATTGTCTAGTAGCCGTCAGCTATCAACCCTGATTCTTTATCCATGCCAGATTTAGCGAAAATTATCCTGAGAAACCATAAAATTGATGCTGTTAAACGATTCCATCCTTGGATATTTTCCGGGGCGATTAAAGAGATGGAGGGAGAAGTCAAAGAGGGTGCTATCGTGGAGGTTTATAGCGATCGAGGCGAATATCTAGCCACTGGACTGTATAATCCTAGCAATATTGCCGTTAAAATTCTTTCTTTCCCAAAAGTCAGCGATATTGCTCAATTATTTCTCGAAAAATTCCAGAATGCCTATCAGCTGCGGCAACAAATCGGTTTAGTGGATAACCCGAAAACTAACTGTTATCGTTTAATTAACGCTGAAGGGGACGGTTTACCCAGCTTAATCGTCGATTGGTACAATGGCACGGCGGTTATTCAAGCTTATTCCCTAGCTTTATACCAACGTCTCGATCTGATTGTCGATTGCCTGAAAACTATCTACGCTGACAATTTACGGGCAGTTTACGATAAAAGTGCCGCAGTTTTGGCGAAAAGCGCCCATATCTCCGAGAATAAATACTTATTTGGTCAAAAAACCGGCGATGAGGTGTTAGAATCCGGCCATCGCTTTATTATTGATTGGGAAAAAGGACAAAAAACGGGATTTTTCCTCGATCAAAGGGAAAATAGAGCAATATTGACCCAATATTGCCAGAATAAACGGGTTTTAAACACTTTTTGTTACTCTGGCGGCTTTTCCGTCTATGCTATGCAAGCGGGGGCTGCCCTAGTCGATTCCGTTGATAGTTCTCACGGTGCGATCGATCTTACCGAAAAAAATATCGCCCTGAATAATCTCAGCGAAGTTCCCCATCAATCCTACAGCACCGATGTTTTTAACTTTCTGCGCGACTGTGAGGAGGATTACGATCTGATTGTTCTCGATCCCCCCGCTTTTGCC contains the following coding sequences:
- a CDS encoding MlaE family lipid ABC transporter permease subunit, which gives rise to MPRKSDAAGGLSLWFQRLGAAGLLAGQTFLHILNGKIHRRNTLEQMSIVGPESLTIALITAAFVGMVFTIQVAREFIFFGAGSFVGGVLSLALTRELAPVLTAVVVAGRVGSAFAAEIGTMRVTEQIDALYILKTDPIDYLVIPRVIACSLMLPLLTIISLVTGLLGGLLISDSLYGISYSLFLQSAQNFLETWDLISSMFKSLIFGILIAIIGCSWGLTTTGGAKGVGQSTTTAVVTSLLAIFVANFFLSWLMFQGTGNVEIG
- a CDS encoding class I SAM-dependent rRNA methyltransferase, with product MPDLAKIILRNHKIDAVKRFHPWIFSGAIKEMEGEVKEGAIVEVYSDRGEYLATGLYNPSNIAVKILSFPKVSDIAQLFLEKFQNAYQLRQQIGLVDNPKTNCYRLINAEGDGLPSLIVDWYNGTAVIQAYSLALYQRLDLIVDCLKTIYADNLRAVYDKSAAVLAKSAHISENKYLFGQKTGDEVLESGHRFIIDWEKGQKTGFFLDQRENRAILTQYCQNKRVLNTFCYSGGFSVYAMQAGAALVDSVDSSHGAIDLTEKNIALNNLSEVPHQSYSTDVFNFLRDCEEDYDLIVLDPPAFAKSIQSRHQAVMAYKRLNHQAFQKIRPQGIIFTFSCSQVVNEEHFQGAVMAAAIESARPVRILARLSQPADHPTSIYHSEGSYLKGLVLAVD
- a CDS encoding TIGR03279 family radical SAM protein; this encodes MSELTIRPAKITGVIPDSIAAEVGFEIGDALVSINGNRPRDLIDYQFLCADEFLTLEVLDSQGKTHQVKIEKDYHEDLGLEFETALFDGLIQCNNKCPFCFIDQQPEGKRETLYYKDDDYRLSFLYGSYLTLTNLTSKEWQRIEKMRISPLFVSVHATEPDLRIRLLKNPRAGQILDHLKWLQARQLQIHAQVVVCPNINDGIHLERTLLDLVSFHRGDIPCVESVAVVPVGLTRFRPQEDQLIPVSQEKAREVIEQVQTLQKQFRQEFGSNVVWLADEWFLIARVDLPPQSHYEDYPQIGNGVGSIRQFIRDFQKTAKKLLPAQITPSRRLIWVVGNAVEQAFQPLVQQLNKVRGLTVELVTLNSDYWGQEITVTGLLTGQDLLKGLQGKNLGDGVLLPSLMLKHGEAVFLDDLTLETVINQLGVPIYPVLGVEELIKTCLTLNPFNKS